Proteins found in one Bremerella volcania genomic segment:
- a CDS encoding DUF1028 domain-containing protein yields the protein MHALKIISVIAIPLMMTGIVFVTQARKNQPAATAAEGSIPEVNTFSIVAYDPETGDLGIAVASKVLGVGCIVPWGKAGRGAIATQSAANTAYGPDGLELLKDKSAEEVVRVLTSADEGRAIRQLGIVDAQGRAASFTGEKCNAWAGHIVGEHFTVQGNLLAGEKVLQDMAAKYREAREQGDGELADWLMAALIAGDDAGGDRRGKQSAALMVYRQGAGYGGNDRYIDLRVDDHQQPVTELARLLNVHKTFFAGAHRRVKAGAKESEE from the coding sequence ATGCATGCTCTCAAGATCATTTCCGTCATCGCCATTCCACTTATGATGACTGGAATAGTTTTCGTTACCCAGGCCAGGAAGAATCAACCCGCAGCTACTGCCGCGGAGGGATCGATACCTGAAGTCAACACTTTTTCGATCGTGGCGTATGATCCCGAGACCGGTGATCTTGGAATTGCGGTTGCCAGCAAGGTGCTTGGCGTGGGCTGTATTGTGCCCTGGGGTAAAGCCGGACGAGGTGCGATCGCCACCCAATCGGCGGCCAATACGGCGTACGGACCCGATGGCTTGGAACTACTGAAGGATAAGTCAGCCGAAGAAGTCGTGCGTGTTTTGACCAGCGCCGACGAAGGCCGGGCCATTCGCCAGCTTGGCATCGTCGACGCTCAGGGAAGAGCGGCGAGCTTCACCGGTGAGAAGTGCAATGCATGGGCCGGGCATATCGTGGGCGAGCACTTCACCGTCCAAGGAAATTTGCTGGCCGGCGAAAAGGTGCTTCAGGACATGGCAGCCAAATATCGCGAGGCGCGTGAGCAAGGGGATGGAGAACTGGCCGACTGGTTGATGGCTGCTTTGATTGCCGGTGACGACGCCGGAGGAGACCGACGCGGCAAGCAGTCGGCTGCCTTGATGGTCTATCGACAAGGTGCCGGCTACGGGGGGAACGATCGTTACATCGACCTGCGCGTCGACGATCATCAGCAGCCAGTCACGGAGCTTGCCCGACTGCTGAATGTGCACAAAACGTTCTTCGCCGGGGCGCATCGCCGTGTGAAAGCGGGCGCGAAGGAATCAGAAGAGTGA